The following are encoded in a window of Solibacillus sp. FSL R7-0668 genomic DNA:
- a CDS encoding tetratricopeptide repeat protein yields MGIRLEKAIDLRENGNYKESNELLLELVQDFPENASINYQCAWSFDLLGKELQAVPFYEKSIQLGLSSKELEGALLGLGSTYRTLGEYEKSKNVFLKGIELFPNNRAIQTFYSMTLYNLNEHTKAMELLLNCLINTTTDDEILKYKKAIDFYSDKLDTVWK; encoded by the coding sequence GTGGGAATAAGATTAGAAAAAGCAATTGATTTACGGGAAAATGGAAATTATAAAGAATCTAATGAATTACTACTGGAACTAGTGCAGGATTTCCCTGAAAATGCATCGATTAACTATCAATGTGCCTGGAGTTTTGATTTATTAGGAAAAGAATTACAGGCAGTCCCCTTTTATGAGAAAAGTATTCAATTAGGCTTGTCTTCGAAGGAATTAGAAGGAGCTTTATTAGGATTAGGGAGTACGTATAGGACATTAGGAGAATATGAAAAATCAAAAAATGTATTTTTAAAGGGAATTGAATTATTCCCAAATAACAGGGCTATTCAGACATTTTATTCGATGACGTTATATAATTTGAATGAACATACCAAAGCAATGGAATTATTACTTAACTGTTTAATTAATACAACAACGGATGATGAAATACTTAAATATAAAAAAGCAATAGATTTCTATTCAGATAAATTAGATACTGTTTGGAAATAA
- a CDS encoding NUDIX hydrolase, giving the protein MNSYQFIDFLVIHEHEMDNYSPIAGSYAIVKCSGKFLICYNKWRNQWEFPAGKRELHESAKQCAMRELYEETGQIVYDLRFIGLVKSKNDLSGKLKFNPVYMTEVQTLQPFIKNDEIEKTMLWDMTEEINPFDSLDKAFIPYLLDL; this is encoded by the coding sequence ATGAATTCATATCAGTTTATCGATTTTTTAGTAATTCATGAGCATGAAATGGACAACTATTCACCGATTGCAGGTTCCTATGCTATCGTAAAATGTTCAGGTAAATTTTTAATTTGCTATAACAAGTGGCGTAATCAATGGGAATTCCCTGCTGGTAAACGAGAATTACATGAATCAGCTAAGCAATGTGCGATGCGTGAGCTTTACGAGGAAACTGGGCAAATAGTTTACGATCTTAGATTTATAGGTTTAGTTAAATCGAAAAATGACTTAAGCGGTAAACTGAAATTTAATCCTGTGTACATGACGGAAGTTCAAACATTGCAACCATTTATTAAAAATGATGAAATCGAAAAAACTATGCTTTGGGATATGACTGAGGAAATAAATCCTTTCGATAGCCTTGATAAAGCTTTCATTCCCTATTTACTCGATTTATAA
- a CDS encoding GNAT family N-acetyltransferase yields the protein MIIRTAKQEDAPNIAKVHVDSWRTTYKNIIPQSFLDKLSYEQRTTLWQNNLANPARNVFVAEENEEIIGFVVGEKRDTNTEPGATDLSAIYLLEQWQGKGVGKLLLKQIMHTFKDQGFHKVYVEVLADNTSREFYKYYGAEYLKTISITFDGVPIDEEVYVWNSVDTVLEKLS from the coding sequence ATGATCATTCGAACAGCAAAACAAGAAGATGCACCCAATATCGCAAAAGTACATGTGGATAGCTGGCGCACGACCTATAAAAATATTATTCCACAAAGCTTTTTAGACAAGCTAAGCTATGAACAACGGACAACGCTTTGGCAAAATAATTTGGCCAATCCTGCTAGAAATGTATTTGTTGCAGAGGAAAACGAGGAAATTATCGGCTTTGTTGTAGGGGAAAAGCGCGATACAAATACAGAGCCGGGTGCTACCGATTTATCGGCCATTTATTTATTAGAACAGTGGCAAGGGAAGGGCGTCGGAAAGCTTTTATTAAAACAGATCATGCATACATTTAAAGATCAAGGCTTTCATAAAGTATATGTCGAGGTATTAGCAGACAATACGTCACGTGAGTTTTACAAATACTACGGCGCGGAGTATTTGAAAACCATTTCAATTACGTTTGATGGAGTACCAATCGACGAAGAAGTGTATGTGTGGAACAGTGTGGATACGGTGTTAGAAAAATTATCGTAA
- a CDS encoding MFS transporter, translating into MRKSFHFLWISQLFANLGDVLYIVGLISILYQASESPFYMALLPFLNMTGRMISSSLAPLLFNRYRLKQLLVISQAFKTILLLILAVASLFQLSLFFIFIIIFTVAFLDGLALPASTALLPRIVEKGQLLRANGILSMLNELTQLGGWALGGILVAATSGEMVIWMTLLLFVLSTLFIILIKDSKPFERKKNVTKKQQLTEGFSLIWENHSFRTIHVMIIFESIANVVWVAAIMYLFVADVLHASEAWWGYINTAFFMGLLIGGFICTKFEQVFERNLKNIVIISSFAVALVLLAFGLNEVAVVALLLSALFGVFDQFKGILLGTWLQLKATDDQLIKVYSAQGVLTSLLFGLSTLLAGALATIISVQWLFIGAGVLLLLSAIYFSCVRKRFE; encoded by the coding sequence ATGAGAAAATCGTTTCATTTTTTATGGATTAGTCAGCTATTCGCAAATTTAGGTGACGTTTTATATATTGTTGGGTTAATTTCTATTTTATATCAAGCAAGCGAATCGCCATTCTATATGGCATTATTACCATTTTTAAATATGACTGGTCGCATGATTAGTAGCAGTCTTGCACCACTGCTATTCAATCGTTACCGCCTAAAACAATTGCTTGTCATTTCACAAGCATTCAAAACAATTTTGTTGTTGATTTTGGCAGTAGCATCACTTTTTCAATTATCATTATTTTTTATATTCATCATCATTTTTACGGTTGCTTTTTTAGATGGGCTTGCACTTCCAGCTAGCACCGCGCTTCTCCCTCGAATCGTAGAAAAGGGACAGCTTCTACGGGCAAATGGTATTTTATCCATGCTGAATGAATTGACACAGCTTGGTGGTTGGGCACTTGGTGGGATACTTGTGGCAGCGACAAGTGGAGAAATGGTCATTTGGATGACGTTGCTATTATTTGTCCTATCGACCCTATTTATTATTCTCATAAAAGATTCCAAGCCATTCGAAAGAAAAAAGAACGTTACGAAAAAACAACAATTAACGGAGGGATTTAGTTTGATTTGGGAAAATCATTCCTTCCGTACAATTCACGTAATGATTATTTTTGAATCCATTGCAAATGTCGTTTGGGTTGCAGCTATTATGTATCTTTTTGTTGCCGATGTATTACATGCATCTGAGGCATGGTGGGGGTATATTAATACTGCTTTCTTTATGGGCTTGCTAATCGGTGGCTTTATTTGTACCAAATTCGAACAAGTTTTTGAGAGAAATTTAAAAAACATTGTGATCATTTCATCATTCGCCGTTGCGCTTGTACTGTTAGCATTTGGATTAAACGAAGTGGCGGTCGTAGCACTACTATTAAGCGCATTATTTGGTGTTTTTGACCAATTCAAAGGGATCCTACTTGGCACATGGCTTCAATTAAAGGCAACAGATGATCAGCTCATAAAAGTGTATAGTGCCCAAGGTGTTTTAACATCGCTACTATTTGGCTTATCAACCTTGTTAGCTGGGGCGTTAGCAACTATCATCTCTGTACAATGGCTCTTCATTGGTGCAGGGGTACTTTTACTACTGTCTGCAATCTACTTTAGTTGTGTGAGAAAACGATTTGAATAG
- the glsA gene encoding glutaminase A, producing MKNIQKIYEHAQQMTHKGNAASYIPALAKEDPTMLAVSLMSMNEQIELGDCKKTFTLQSVVKVLSFMVAANHHGIEEIMRYVDVEPTGDSFNSIVRLESNNNKPFNPMINAGAITIASLLPGESMFERVKSVTAFIEKILSKQVSVNNEVFMSEYHSADYNRAIAYILQANGFLKSDVEEALQVYLQLCSISVNASDLAKIALYLATNGQNSEAVCSKQVINIAKALMMTCGMYNFSGKFAAFVGLPAKSGVSGAIIAVVKEGEIEQLKGPIGIGLYGPAIDDVGNSVAGIDFLTEMSKQYELFCL from the coding sequence ATGAAAAACATTCAAAAAATATATGAACATGCACAACAAATGACGCATAAAGGGAATGCAGCATCTTACATCCCAGCATTAGCCAAAGAAGATCCAACCATGCTTGCGGTGAGCCTCATGTCAATGAACGAACAAATCGAGCTTGGAGATTGCAAAAAAACGTTTACGCTTCAAAGTGTTGTTAAGGTGCTAAGTTTTATGGTAGCAGCAAATCATCATGGGATAGAGGAAATCATGCGTTATGTAGATGTCGAGCCAACAGGAGATTCATTTAACTCGATTGTGCGCCTTGAAAGTAACAATAACAAGCCGTTCAATCCGATGATTAACGCAGGTGCAATTACTATAGCCTCTTTATTGCCCGGGGAATCAATGTTTGAGCGGGTAAAATCCGTAACTGCTTTCATAGAAAAAATATTAAGCAAACAAGTATCGGTCAATAATGAAGTATTTATGTCAGAATATCATTCTGCTGATTATAACCGTGCCATTGCCTACATTTTACAGGCAAATGGCTTTTTAAAATCCGATGTTGAAGAAGCGCTCCAAGTCTATTTACAGCTTTGTTCGATTTCAGTGAATGCTTCAGATTTAGCAAAAATCGCGTTGTATTTAGCGACAAATGGTCAAAACAGTGAAGCCGTGTGCAGCAAACAAGTAATCAATATTGCCAAAGCATTAATGATGACATGTGGCATGTACAATTTTTCAGGGAAATTCGCTGCATTCGTTGGTTTACCAGCCAAAAGTGGGGTATCTGGTGCCATTATTGCCGTCGTAAAAGAGGGAGAAATTGAGCAATTAAAGGGGCCGATTGGGATTGGACTTTATGGACCAGCAATTGATGATGTTGGCAACAGTGTTGCGGGCATTGATTTTTTAACAGAAATGTCGAAGCAGTATGAGTTATTTTGTTTATGA
- a CDS encoding alpha/beta fold hydrolase: protein MWKQHIIETKRGTFEYFTKGQGAPLAITHYFSQFDARGNLFANPFTAHYVVFLINVRGAGNSSPVTADNQMAFSEIIKDLEAIREALGFEKWAFAGHSTGGMLALQYAILAPHALTKIIAGCTAASKAYASHPESMYCADNPNFARIIEIMELLNNPATPVEQRQKLSYEWSLMSYYNEEKLKLTLSLPNSGKTVGPALDYFRKVEVKNYDVRSALANITIQSYIFGGRYDAQCPIEFTYEIAKLLPHAQLTVFEQSNHNPYIEELEQFEAFVKETVESV, encoded by the coding sequence ATGTGGAAACAGCATATCATTGAAACCAAGCGTGGAACATTTGAATATTTTACAAAAGGGCAAGGTGCACCTCTTGCAATTACGCATTATTTTTCACAATTTGATGCACGGGGCAATTTATTTGCCAATCCGTTTACAGCGCATTATGTGGTGTTTTTAATCAATGTGCGCGGTGCAGGAAATTCATCACCAGTCACAGCAGATAATCAAATGGCTTTTTCAGAAATCATCAAGGATTTAGAGGCAATTCGCGAGGCATTAGGCTTTGAAAAATGGGCATTTGCCGGGCATTCTACAGGTGGCATGCTGGCATTACAATATGCGATTTTAGCACCACACGCTTTAACGAAAATAATTGCGGGCTGTACAGCGGCGAGTAAGGCTTATGCAAGTCACCCTGAAAGCATGTATTGCGCGGACAATCCGAATTTTGCGCGCATCATAGAAATTATGGAGCTCTTAAATAACCCCGCTACACCTGTGGAACAACGCCAAAAGCTCTCGTATGAATGGTCATTAATGTCGTATTACAATGAGGAAAAATTAAAGCTGACACTATCCCTTCCGAACAGTGGCAAAACAGTCGGTCCAGCGCTTGATTATTTTAGAAAAGTAGAAGTGAAAAATTATGATGTTCGTTCAGCATTAGCAAACATTACGATTCAAAGCTATATATTTGGCGGCCGCTATGATGCACAATGTCCAATTGAGTTTACATATGAAATAGCCAAATTGTTACCACATGCACAGTTAACCGTATTTGAACAATCCAATCACAATCCTTATATTGAAGAGCTGGAGCAATTTGAAGCGTTTGTGAAGGAAACGGTAGAAAGTGTGTGA
- the trxA gene encoding thioredoxin, translated as MAIVHATDQTFEKEILEGAVLVDFWAPWCGPCQMIAPVLEQLDAEIGHEVKIVKVDVDENQVTAGQYGIMSIPSLLLFVDGEVKAKTAGFMPKEALIEFINDNK; from the coding sequence ATGGCAATTGTACATGCAACAGATCAAACATTTGAAAAGGAAATTTTAGAGGGAGCGGTATTAGTCGACTTTTGGGCTCCTTGGTGCGGACCATGTCAAATGATTGCGCCAGTCCTTGAGCAATTAGATGCAGAAATCGGTCACGAAGTAAAAATCGTAAAAGTAGATGTAGATGAAAACCAAGTGACAGCTGGACAATATGGCATTATGTCGATTCCATCTCTGTTATTATTTGTAGACGGAGAAGTGAAGGCAAAAACAGCAGGCTTTATGCCAAAAGAAGCGTTAATCGAGTTCATTAACGACAATAAATAA
- a CDS encoding GNAT family N-acetyltransferase: MTLKLTESTQQEAPTLLAIQKQAFQADLLTYEDITSSPVNETLERLHFKIQQFEHFTIWVDKEIIGGIDIRKLANSHYRLNRIFIADAFQNKGLGSQIMQLIEDKFPDARSWTLDTPHLNTRNHHFYEKLGYVKVGEHQISDKLTLFDYEKVMSTFKES, from the coding sequence GTGACTTTAAAACTGACTGAATCAACACAGCAGGAAGCACCCACCCTATTGGCAATTCAAAAACAAGCGTTTCAAGCGGATTTATTAACATATGAAGACATCACTTCAAGTCCTGTGAATGAAACGCTGGAACGTTTACACTTTAAAATCCAACAGTTCGAACACTTTACAATTTGGGTAGATAAGGAAATTATTGGTGGCATTGATATTCGCAAGCTAGCAAATAGCCATTACCGTCTCAACCGAATTTTTATTGCCGATGCTTTTCAAAATAAAGGACTCGGTTCACAAATTATGCAGCTTATTGAAGATAAATTCCCTGATGCCCGGAGTTGGACACTTGATACGCCGCATTTAAATACGCGGAATCATCATTTTTATGAAAAATTAGGCTATGTCAAAGTCGGTGAACATCAAATTTCTGATAAGTTAACACTGTTTGATTATGAAAAAGTCATGTCAACATTTAAAGAAAGTTAG